One stretch of Thermodesulfobacteriota bacterium DNA includes these proteins:
- a CDS encoding MBL fold metallo-hydrolase produces the protein MIIQQSGEVVPGFHVLYPIDVPVFLLDGDHPVLFDAGFSCLARMYEGQIRRILEDRDPAWCCLTHSHFDHLGAAPYFKKRFPGLAVCAHEKAGDVLRRESAVERIRMLNVAGAASVAAYGVEIGDSEPFESFTLDRALKAGDEITVAEGLTVRVYETPGHTRDCLSYYIPEKKMLIASEALGIPDYTGYVFTDFLVGYDLYLDSMKSLKDLEVDVLCFGHTYVYTGEDARGHIARAMRSAEQFFSLVADLSTEEKGDIERIKQRVRAIEYDCKTGSKQPEPAYLLNLEARILAVQRRLSPGA, from the coding sequence CCTTCTGGACGGCGATCATCCCGTCCTGTTCGATGCCGGGTTTTCCTGCCTGGCCCGGATGTACGAAGGGCAGATCCGGAGGATCCTGGAGGACCGCGACCCCGCCTGGTGCTGCCTGACCCATTCCCATTTTGATCACCTGGGCGCGGCCCCGTATTTCAAGAAACGGTTTCCCGGCCTGGCGGTCTGCGCCCACGAGAAGGCGGGCGATGTTCTGCGGCGGGAATCCGCCGTGGAGCGGATCCGCATGCTCAACGTCGCCGGTGCCGCCTCGGTGGCCGCCTACGGCGTCGAGATCGGGGACAGCGAACCGTTTGAATCCTTCACCCTTGACCGGGCCCTGAAGGCGGGGGACGAGATCACGGTCGCGGAAGGATTGACGGTGCGCGTTTATGAAACCCCGGGTCACACCCGGGACTGCCTGAGCTACTATATTCCGGAAAAGAAAATGCTGATCGCCTCCGAGGCCCTGGGCATACCGGACTACACCGGCTACGTGTTCACGGATTTTCTGGTGGGCTATGATCTCTATCTGGATTCCATGAAGTCGCTGAAGGATCTTGAGGTGGACGTGCTGTGCTTCGGGCATACCTATGTATACACCGGGGAAGATGCCCGGGGCCATATTGCGCGGGCCATGCGGTCCGCGGAGCAGTTCTTCAGCCTGGTGGCGGACTTGTCAACGGAAGAAAAAGGCGATATCGAGCGCATCAAGCAGCGGGTCCGGGCCATCGAGTACGACTGCAAGACTGGATCCAAACAGCCGGAGCCGGCCTATCTGCTGAACCTGGAAGCCAGGATACTGGCAGTTCAGCGGCGCCTGTCCCCCGGGGCGTAA